The following proteins are co-located in the Papaver somniferum cultivar HN1 unplaced genomic scaffold, ASM357369v1 unplaced-scaffold_128, whole genome shotgun sequence genome:
- the LOC113331755 gene encoding transcription factor MYB53-like, translating to MGRSPSRDQNNGLKKGPWTPEEDQKLVIHIQLHGHGSWRALPKLAGLNRCGKSCRLRWTNYLRPDIKRGKFSQEEEQTILNLHSILGNKWSAIATHLPGRTDNEIKNFWNTHLKKKLIQMGFDPMTHRPRTDLFTSLPQLIALASLKEFMDNNNQLPYEELISRLVQTEAVNEMIRVRYIQSILQSNMATTNYPTNIADNVQAFNLLNSLSLIKDNSTSSMVNSLSQLDNMAVIPYNDHDLPQLQDYSCNNFQTSLGDIRRDIIASQGGSDFALLNEGENITPKTSLGFPSSPADDCIPPTPPTAHRNDRSASSLGEISDACSTNTTMTTTNTIYGGEVPSLFWPELYSVEDPSFYP from the exons ATGGGAAGATCTCCTTCTCGTGATCAGAATAATGGTCTCAAGAAAGGTCCTTGGACCCCTGAAGAAGACCAAAAACTTGTCATACACATTCAACTTCATGGTCATGGAAGCTGGAGAGCTCTCCCAAAACTTGCAG GTCTGAACAGATGTGGAAAGAGCTGTAGATTAAGATGGACAAACTACTTGAGACCTGACATAAAGAGAGGAAAattttcccaagaagaagaacagactatTCTCAATCTTCACTCCATCCTTGGCAACAA GTGGTCAGCGATTGCAACACACCTACCAGGACGAACGGATAATGAAATCAAGAATTTTTGGAATACTCATCTAAAGAAGAAACTTATCCAAATGGGTTTCGATCCAATGACACATCGCCCAAGAACCGATCTTTTTACGAGCTTGCCTCAGTTGATAGCTTTGGCAAGTTTGAAAGAATTTATGGACAATAATAACCAGCTTCCTTATGAAGAGTTAATATCAAGATTAGTTCAAACAGAAGCTGTTAATGAAATGATCAGGGTTCGATATATTCAGTCTATTCTTCAATCAAACATGGCAACTACCAATTACCCAACCAACATTGCAGATAATGTTCAAGCCTTCAATCTATTGAATTctctttcattaatcaaagataaCTCTACATCTTCAATGGTGAATTCCTTATCTCAGTTGGACAACATGGCGGTAATCCCCTACAATGATCACGATTTGCCTCAACTGCAAGACTACTCTTGCAATAATTTTCAAACATCTTTGGGTGATATTCGTCGTGATATTATTGCAAGCCAAGGAGGTTCTGATTTTGCATTGCTTAATGAAGGAGAAAATATAACACCTAAAACATCACTAGGGTTTCCATCATCTCCTGCTGATGACTGTATCCCTCCCACTCCTCCAACTGCTCATCGTAATGACAGAAGCGCGAGTAGTCTCGGCGAGATCAGTGACGCTTGCAGTACCAATACTACGATGACAACCACTAATACTATCTATGGTGGTGAAGTTCCTTCATTATTTTGGCCTGAACTCTATTCTGTCGAAGATCCTAGTTTTTATCCATGA